In one Niallia taxi genomic region, the following are encoded:
- a CDS encoding TroA family protein, producing MKPSIISSFAAGLLLAASVSSVAYFVTKEDAPKAAETTATNTTATEESTEGVETTPTVEEMQNILSSSGYVVQTKEAAEKAESDWQKKVDAAEEKASESKESNGDVVYRTAIYVSNGMTSIDVGNALKDADIIKMSGFEFSKEVEKKGVEKYLKPGSYKIDSSMSTNKIISTIFQKQ from the coding sequence ATGAAGCCTAGTATCATCAGCAGTTTTGCAGCAGGTTTACTATTAGCAGCATCAGTCAGCAGCGTTGCTTATTTTGTCACAAAAGAAGATGCACCAAAAGCAGCAGAAACTACAGCTACAAACACGACTGCAACAGAGGAGAGCACAGAAGGTGTTGAAACAACACCGACTGTCGAAGAGATGCAAAATATACTTTCATCCTCAGGATATGTAGTTCAAACAAAGGAAGCTGCTGAGAAAGCAGAATCAGATTGGCAGAAAAAAGTCGATGCTGCTGAAGAAAAAGCAAGTGAAAGCAAAGAGAGCAATGGTGATGTAGTGTACCGCACTGCAATTTACGTATCAAACGGAATGACAAGTATTGATGTTGGTAATGCATTGAAGGATGCTGACATCATCAAAATGAGCGGCTTTGAATTCTCTAAAGAAGTAGAGAAAAAAGGCGTCGAAAAATACTTGAAACCAGGCTCATATAAAATTGACAGCTCCATGTCAACAAACAAAATTATATCTACTATTTTCCAAAAACAATAA
- a CDS encoding DUF1796 family putative cysteine peptidase encodes MMILNLQELKGSYDLLLGIGSWCGPSLNLRRHNLRRFAFPLDWMVSNSVSDVTRLFNNKFQGFMEFSNLVQTEGSSSSLDDGVAVMPAQGGTEPVNAHFIYDTFYNITSVHDFPIVPNQDWSVHYPAYKEKLQKRISSLFEKLASSPKVLFVRWGFATQEEAEALYDAISHYRNGLPFNLLIMQPVSIQTVSDMHWSHPSICAVQVPLEEPNNDAIWDEVYSGLSVTSYWS; translated from the coding sequence ATGATGATATTGAATTTACAGGAACTAAAAGGGTCCTATGATTTACTGCTCGGAATTGGCAGCTGGTGTGGACCTTCCTTGAATTTAAGAAGGCATAATTTACGGAGATTTGCCTTTCCCCTTGATTGGATGGTTTCCAACTCAGTTTCAGATGTGACTCGGTTATTTAACAACAAGTTTCAAGGCTTTATGGAATTCTCGAATCTTGTCCAGACAGAAGGAAGTTCCAGCTCTCTTGATGATGGTGTTGCAGTTATGCCCGCACAAGGCGGAACAGAACCAGTTAATGCGCACTTTATTTACGATACCTTTTATAATATCACCTCTGTTCATGATTTCCCGATTGTCCCTAATCAAGATTGGTCTGTTCATTATCCGGCTTACAAGGAAAAGCTGCAAAAGCGTATCTCCAGCCTTTTTGAAAAGTTGGCAAGTAGCCCGAAAGTGTTGTTTGTAAGATGGGGATTTGCTACACAAGAAGAGGCAGAAGCACTTTATGATGCCATTTCACACTATCGTAATGGGCTTCCGTTTAATCTGTTAATTATGCAGCCGGTAAGCATACAAACTGTTAGCGATATGCATTGGTCACATCCAAGTATATGTGCTGTTCAAGTGCCTTTAGAGGAGCCTAATAATGACGCTATTTGGGACGAGGTATACAGCGGACTGTCTGTTACTAGTTACTGGTCATAA
- a CDS encoding CBO0543 family protein, translated as MVVDRFILASILVISIIIAWRFIPKEKARDAFILYLVIQFITWPTGLLVVEMKWIEYPIQLLPDDNHDYKSSIYFEFFLFPLTAILFNFHYPETKKLLFQVLYYLVIAGFFTAIEFMLERYTKLVEYHQWQWYWSYSSVIFVLFLSHTYYQWFKKGLG; from the coding sequence GTGGTGGTGGATCGATTCATTTTAGCCAGCATACTTGTTATTAGTATCATCATTGCATGGAGATTCATCCCGAAAGAAAAAGCGAGGGATGCCTTCATTTTATATCTGGTTATCCAATTCATAACATGGCCGACAGGATTGTTGGTTGTGGAAATGAAATGGATCGAATATCCCATTCAATTACTCCCAGATGATAATCATGATTATAAGTCGAGTATATATTTTGAGTTTTTTTTGTTTCCATTAACGGCCATACTTTTTAATTTTCATTACCCAGAAACAAAAAAGCTTCTGTTTCAAGTATTATATTATCTTGTGATTGCCGGTTTTTTCACTGCCATTGAATTTATGCTTGAACGCTATACAAAGTTGGTAGAATATCATCAATGGCAATGGTATTGGAGCTACTCAAGTGTTATATTTGTATTATTTTTAAGTCATACTTATTATCAATGGTTTAAAAAAGGATTAGGGTGA
- a CDS encoding glycoside hydrolase domain-containing protein yields MARYLGHNVGVSAGLTSGQIDLFHENDADVLLIHNGFNDATGYDNGVNEAKEVIDLANELGAPDGVAIFADIEPTYPVDAAFIEGWYDEIKAYNFEPGIYSVFDSGSDLVNTF; encoded by the coding sequence GTGGCACGCTATTTAGGTCATAATGTAGGCGTTTCAGCAGGCTTAACAAGTGGACAGATTGACTTATTTCATGAAAATGATGCAGATGTTTTGCTCATCCACAATGGCTTTAATGACGCTACAGGATATGACAATGGTGTAAATGAAGCAAAAGAGGTAATTGATCTGGCAAATGAACTAGGAGCACCCGATGGGGTTGCTATATTTGCAGATATAGAGCCAACATATCCTGTTGATGCTGCTTTTATTGAAGGCTGGTATGATGAAATAAAGGCGTATAATTTTGAGCCAGGCATCTATAGCGTTTTTGACAGTGGCAGTGACTTAGTGAATACGTTCTAA
- a CDS encoding Parvovirus coat protein VP1-like protein, giving the protein MKRTKRNRGFCLPGGYRYCGPGCSGPGAPINYVDSCCKQHDDCVARFGSSCRCDKQLIECVQSKRTERTHEGSTARLISGFMKLRTDMNCPKQKRSHRRR; this is encoded by the coding sequence ATGAAAAGGACGAAACGAAACAGAGGATTTTGCCTGCCAGGAGGCTATCGATATTGCGGACCTGGTTGCAGTGGTCCTGGTGCACCAATAAACTATGTGGATTCATGCTGCAAGCAGCATGACGACTGTGTAGCACGATTCGGCTCTAGCTGCAGATGTGACAAGCAGTTAATTGAATGTGTTCAAAGTAAAAGGACTGAAAGGACGCATGAAGGCAGTACAGCAAGACTTATTTCTGGCTTTATGAAATTGCGGACAGATATGAATTGTCCGAAGCAAAAAAGGTCTCATCGTCGCAGATAA
- a CDS encoding N-acetylmuramoyl-L-alanine amidase, translating to MTKIFIDPGHGGTDSGAVGNGLLEKDLTLTIAKKIQSLLQGYEDVEVRMSRTTDKTLSLTQRTNAANNWNADFLLSVHINAGGGTGYEDYRYNTLAISSRTGKIHATIHNAIMDELAAYNIVDRGTKASDLHVLRESNMDAILTESLFIDTRKDATLLKNDEFLNAVAAGHVKGLERAFNLKKKAAVSTYKIKSGDTLWDIEERLNIDHGTLEKLNPNVNATKLSIGQTIRIK from the coding sequence ATGACAAAAATTTTTATTGATCCAGGGCATGGTGGAACTGATTCTGGAGCTGTTGGAAATGGATTACTGGAAAAGGATTTGACTTTAACAATCGCCAAAAAGATTCAAAGCTTGCTTCAAGGATATGAAGATGTTGAGGTGCGGATGAGCCGCACGACAGATAAAACATTATCGCTCACTCAACGTACAAATGCTGCTAATAATTGGAATGCAGACTTTTTATTATCGGTTCATATCAATGCAGGCGGCGGAACAGGGTATGAGGACTACCGCTACAATACACTTGCTATTTCAAGCAGAACAGGCAAAATTCATGCGACCATTCATAATGCTATTATGGATGAGTTAGCAGCTTACAACATCGTAGACAGAGGTACAAAAGCATCCGATCTGCATGTATTACGTGAGTCTAATATGGACGCCATTTTAACAGAAAGCTTATTTATCGACACACGCAAGGATGCAACCCTTTTGAAAAACGATGAATTTCTTAATGCCGTTGCAGCAGGACATGTTAAAGGACTTGAAAGAGCATTCAATTTAAAGAAAAAAGCAGCCGTTTCAACCTATAAAATTAAATCAGGAGATACACTTTGGGATATTGAAGAAAGATTGAACATTGATCATGGAACATTAGAGAAGCTTAATCCAAATGTAAACGCAACAAAGCTTAGTATTGGCCAAACAATTCGGATTAAATAA
- the queE gene encoding 7-carboxy-7-deazaguanine synthase QueE, which translates to MSKIPVLEIFGPTIQGEGMVVGRKTMFIRTAGCDYRCSWCDSAFTWDGTGKDDIVLMTAEEIWDRLYEIGGDCFDHVTISGGNPALLTNLIHFIELAKKKKIQLALETQGSKWQDWFWQIDDLTISPKPPSSGMNTNFAILDDIIERLTEKNNVFSLKVVVFNEADYEYAKQVHNRYPQVPFYLQVGNDDITNGNNEELLRKLLAKYEWLIDITMNTKEMNAVRVLPQLHALVWGNKRGV; encoded by the coding sequence ATGAGCAAAATACCGGTGCTTGAAATTTTCGGACCGACAATACAAGGAGAAGGAATGGTTGTCGGCCGAAAAACAATGTTTATCCGCACTGCCGGGTGCGATTACCGCTGCTCATGGTGTGATTCTGCTTTTACATGGGATGGCACTGGCAAGGATGACATCGTCCTCATGACAGCAGAGGAGATATGGGACCGACTTTATGAAATAGGTGGAGATTGCTTTGACCATGTCACCATTTCAGGAGGGAATCCAGCGCTTCTGACAAATCTTATCCATTTTATTGAATTGGCTAAGAAGAAGAAGATCCAATTGGCATTGGAAACACAAGGAAGCAAATGGCAGGATTGGTTCTGGCAAATTGATGATTTGACGATTTCACCTAAGCCGCCAAGCTCTGGGATGAATACCAACTTCGCCATTTTAGATGATATCATTGAGAGGCTAACAGAAAAAAATAATGTGTTCAGTTTAAAGGTAGTTGTATTTAATGAGGCTGATTACGAATATGCGAAACAAGTGCATAATCGTTACCCACAAGTACCATTTTATTTGCAGGTCGGAAATGATGATATTACAAATGGCAATAATGAAGAATTGCTTCGAAAGCTTTTAGCAAAGTATGAATGGCTTATCGATATAACAATGAATACAAAAGAAATGAATGCTGTCCGTGTTCTTCCACAGCTTCATGCTTTAGTATGGGGAAATAAAAGAGGCGTTTAG
- a CDS encoding CBO0543 family protein — translation MQKEAWILLILWSAALIVLFRYFRKSNKRLAQMVFLCSQSIAWVYEFIQIKLHLVKFPYREFPFATDLSFSLHYMIFPTIGMLFILHYPQGTNKLRVIVHFLVFGLIIPTYSVVVERTTSLVEYLHWNWLLGFCSSLMMLVILRIVACWFQKGMVTERE, via the coding sequence ATGCAAAAAGAGGCTTGGATATTACTCATTTTATGGTCAGCTGCACTTATAGTATTATTTCGCTATTTCCGAAAAAGCAATAAACGACTAGCCCAAATGGTTTTTCTGTGCTCACAGTCCATTGCATGGGTTTATGAATTCATTCAAATTAAACTGCATCTCGTCAAATTTCCCTATAGAGAATTTCCATTCGCCACCGATTTAAGTTTTTCGCTTCATTATATGATTTTTCCAACTATAGGAATGCTATTTATCCTTCATTATCCGCAAGGAACGAATAAATTAAGGGTAATTGTCCACTTTTTGGTATTTGGGCTCATCATTCCGACATATAGTGTTGTCGTTGAAAGGACAACCTCCTTAGTAGAATATTTGCATTGGAATTGGCTGTTAGGCTTTTGTTCCAGTCTTATGATGTTAGTAATCCTGAGAATAGTTGCGTGTTGGTTTCAAAAAGGGATGGTTACAGAAAGGGAATGA
- a CDS encoding M50 family metallopeptidase, translating to MTLTSFLIYLLAAVVLLHIPILGKYVAVIQTLIHEIGHGVMAIICGGKVKKIHLFANTEGLAFTMHANWFSRFITTLSGYVFASAFSFFSIWMITIGAYGMLLFIYVGLCLTALVLWIRNLYGFIWIVCASSVFLWLSIYGSAMLKVHILQLLTCILFAESIKSAFTILYLSIKRPKRAGDATSLAEMTKIIPAFIWGLLFFCQAVFFSYLSVNHIIQ from the coding sequence ATGACATTAACTAGCTTTCTAATATATTTACTTGCCGCAGTCGTTCTTCTGCATATCCCCATACTAGGAAAATATGTTGCGGTCATTCAAACATTGATCCATGAAATAGGGCATGGAGTAATGGCGATTATTTGTGGAGGAAAAGTCAAAAAAATTCACTTGTTTGCAAATACAGAGGGCCTCGCCTTTACTATGCATGCTAATTGGTTTTCAAGATTCATCACAACACTGTCAGGGTATGTGTTTGCATCTGCGTTCTCCTTCTTTTCTATTTGGATGATAACAATAGGAGCTTATGGTATGCTGTTATTTATTTATGTAGGTTTGTGCTTAACAGCATTAGTTTTGTGGATTAGAAATCTTTATGGTTTTATTTGGATTGTTTGTGCAAGCAGCGTTTTTCTATGGCTTTCGATTTATGGAAGCGCAATGCTAAAGGTTCATATACTCCAGCTCCTTACATGTATTTTGTTTGCTGAATCCATTAAAAGTGCTTTTACAATCCTTTATTTGAGCATTAAAAGGCCGAAAAGGGCCGGAGATGCAACAAGCCTTGCCGAAATGACAAAAATCATCCCCGCTTTTATTTGGGGACTCCTGTTTTTTTGTCAAGCAGTGTTTTTCAGCTATTTAAGTGTTAACCATATTATTCAATGA